The following are from one region of the Stigmatella ashevillena genome:
- a CDS encoding choice-of-anchor A family protein gives MTVSSLACAGAEVEPTGQSSNQVLILASSVRGGSGSREAVAAASFHGSEVHIATPEQWRAMTAEQFMTYRALVIGDGACQDGLAAFQAALDSRRAWGAIVDGNVAILSTDPTGNQTGQLVENALQFVLESEGLTGMYIALGCAYQGALPGTGVPLLEPFGAFQAEGVPGCADHAHLFEMDPATLSENLSDGMLSGAGCAVRSVFTAYPDHTFTFAALAQRSEGPPVPGQRAYWDFSQDPQGVAVVGTPYLVVRGAAARGAGCGSDGEMTGQECDLGDWLNGVPALPGQPAWETCSWSCRNNWCGDGAVDAIHGEECDEGINNGRAHDASGSIGTCSSFCQIPHVEQPPPQAPIARCKEVTAVATSTCGVPADIDDVSSDPDGDLVGCTQSPAGPYPIGTTAVTLTCVDRAGHTSTCSGGVTVQDRGAPTVALNGPANQRLECTAGATFTPPGVTANDLCEGPLPSSRITVTGSVNMGVPNTQPGYLLSYVATDSAGNRSAPAVLTVAVEDTLNPVLTLTGANPQVIACGTQYVDPGATAVDRCDGDLTSKITVSHNVNPSAVGQYAASYGVTDRVGHMAAANRQVRVAATEIHLSDYTLFLLENYSGGPDVTGKVAAGGNITLASFSIGEALPDNDVAQTLVAGGNLTLTRGSVWGQAFYGGQYSGDGTVTYHRGTVSRGTPINFAARFAALRSLSSQLASLSPTNVATRTPGGFVVLGLKGTNTRMNVFEVNASDFAGINQLSINAPAGSMVVINIRGASATLSNLGIVMGGGINQKGILYNFVDATTLQASSIGLWGTVLAPYARVTFNNGAWDGGIYAVSMTGTAEGHLNVLQDRAACP, from the coding sequence ATGACTGTGTCTTCCCTGGCGTGCGCAGGGGCGGAAGTGGAACCCACGGGTCAGAGCTCCAACCAAGTGCTCATCCTCGCGAGCAGTGTGAGGGGCGGGTCTGGCAGCCGCGAAGCGGTGGCCGCCGCCAGCTTTCATGGCTCGGAAGTCCACATCGCCACCCCGGAGCAGTGGCGAGCGATGACGGCTGAGCAGTTCATGACCTACCGCGCCCTCGTCATCGGGGATGGGGCGTGCCAGGACGGTCTGGCTGCTTTCCAGGCAGCGTTGGACAGCCGCCGAGCCTGGGGTGCCATCGTCGATGGCAATGTCGCGATTCTCTCGACGGACCCCACGGGCAATCAGACCGGTCAACTGGTCGAGAATGCACTCCAGTTCGTGCTCGAATCCGAGGGGCTGACCGGCATGTACATTGCCCTGGGCTGTGCCTACCAGGGCGCGCTTCCAGGAACGGGGGTGCCCCTGCTGGAGCCCTTCGGGGCCTTTCAGGCCGAGGGAGTCCCGGGCTGCGCGGACCACGCCCATCTGTTTGAAATGGATCCCGCAACGCTCTCGGAGAATCTGAGCGATGGAATGCTCTCCGGTGCGGGGTGCGCGGTGCGCTCGGTATTCACTGCATATCCGGACCATACCTTCACGTTCGCGGCCCTGGCGCAGCGTTCGGAGGGCCCTCCGGTTCCAGGCCAGAGAGCCTATTGGGACTTCAGCCAGGATCCGCAAGGGGTGGCTGTGGTGGGGACGCCTTACCTCGTCGTGCGCGGCGCTGCGGCAAGAGGGGCCGGGTGCGGCTCCGATGGAGAGATGACGGGCCAGGAGTGCGACCTGGGGGATTGGCTCAATGGGGTTCCCGCGCTGCCGGGGCAGCCCGCCTGGGAGACCTGCTCATGGTCTTGTCGAAACAACTGGTGTGGAGACGGCGCGGTAGACGCGATCCACGGCGAGGAATGCGACGAAGGCATCAACAACGGCCGCGCGCACGACGCCAGCGGCAGCATCGGCACATGCAGTTCGTTCTGCCAGATTCCCCACGTAGAGCAGCCACCGCCCCAGGCTCCCATTGCCCGTTGCAAGGAGGTGACGGCCGTCGCGACGTCCACCTGTGGAGTCCCCGCAGACATCGACGATGTCTCCAGCGATCCGGATGGGGACCTGGTGGGATGTACCCAGAGCCCGGCAGGCCCCTATCCCATTGGCACGACGGCCGTGACACTGACGTGTGTCGACCGGGCAGGTCACACGTCCACCTGCTCCGGGGGGGTGACGGTGCAGGACCGTGGCGCGCCGACGGTGGCCCTCAATGGTCCCGCGAACCAGCGTCTGGAATGCACCGCGGGCGCCACGTTTACCCCTCCGGGGGTCACCGCGAATGATCTCTGCGAGGGACCGCTGCCCTCGAGCCGCATCACCGTGACGGGCTCGGTGAACATGGGCGTGCCAAACACCCAGCCGGGCTATCTGCTGAGCTACGTCGCGACGGACTCGGCTGGCAACCGCTCCGCGCCAGCGGTCCTCACAGTCGCCGTGGAAGACACGCTCAACCCGGTCCTGACCTTGACGGGCGCCAATCCCCAGGTCATTGCATGCGGGACACAGTACGTGGATCCGGGCGCCACGGCCGTTGACCGCTGCGACGGGGACCTGACATCGAAGATCACCGTCTCCCACAACGTGAATCCGTCCGCCGTGGGGCAGTACGCGGCCTCCTATGGCGTGACGGACCGCGTGGGCCACATGGCCGCTGCGAACCGTCAGGTCAGGGTGGCAGCCACGGAGATCCACCTGAGCGACTACACCCTCTTCTTGCTCGAAAACTACAGCGGGGGGCCCGACGTGACGGGCAAGGTAGCCGCGGGTGGCAACATCACCCTGGCGAGCTTTTCGATCGGCGAGGCCTTGCCCGACAATGACGTCGCGCAAACCTTGGTTGCCGGCGGCAACCTGACCCTCACCCGAGGCAGCGTGTGGGGACAAGCCTTCTACGGAGGCCAATACAGTGGGGACGGGACAGTCACCTACCACCGGGGCACGGTCTCTCGCGGTACTCCGATCAACTTCGCGGCCCGATTCGCCGCGCTGCGCAGTCTGTCTTCCCAGCTCGCGTCCCTGTCGCCCACCAACGTGGCAACGCGCACCCCTGGAGGTTTCGTCGTGCTGGGGCTCAAAGGCACGAACACCCGGATGAACGTTTTCGAGGTGAACGCCAGTGATTTCGCGGGCATCAATCAACTGTCCATCAACGCTCCCGCGGGCTCGATGGTTGTCATCAACATTCGGGGTGCGTCGGCCACGCTGTCAAATCTTGGCATCGTGATGGGGGGAGGCATCAACCAGAAGGGCATTCTCTACAACTTCGTGGATGCCACCACCCTCCAGGCCAGCAGCATCGGTCTCTGGGGCACGGTGCTGGCCCCCTATGCCCGTGTCACTTTCAACAACGGCGCCTGGGATGGTGGCATTTACGCCGTGTCGATGACAGGCACCGCGGAGGGCCATCTCAACGTGCTCCAAGACCGTGCCGCCTGTCCATGA
- a CDS encoding Ig-like domain-containing protein — protein MSRGLKHGSFAALVLSAFVAAAQSPVVANDSFEAPRLNLGQLADPFPEGYGWKTAGPVALVRNGGMAETAPMGHQWLLLRPKGAITQEVQLQPGTYTLSLLAMQSPGNDVALSLQASIGSFSAGGRTPAASRGKVTFSPVTIATAGTYAVRIENTEASNLQRVLLIDHVQLNRQGTNTLPVVEVTYPAHGQSLVSAVTYLRAAPNDGDGTITKVDFYQGATLVGTATSWPWVHANRWLSPGTYSMTAVAFDNSGTSTTSSPVVLTVGTAGTAPFVKNNNFESVWLGEGSMTATAPFEWLMLTSATGLTTNQHPISAGSPSGGGNQAAYLEPRSYNFGGPASITQSVSLPAGTYGVSFRAAQNSSVMTLRVLFNGTQIASVTPGPAFRPFGSSAFTVPSSGVYALQLSGTSSLSYDGFRAYVDDVRIGPAGPPTVSLTVPVNGQTFQAPVALTMVADAHDYDGTLTQVEFFNGATSLGVATHPHSLEWLNVPPGAYSLTSRVTDSSGLSTVSAPIAVTVQAPAVPAFFNAGFERVHQFGGYSRVVEANGWQSSALPTAMIVGNTNVYTSGPTAPEGLQALLLNGSGWVSQGVYFPAGTYTLSLKAAQKQYGFTSNLAFRVLIDGEEAGRFTPPGFGYTTFTTSAVSMATAGVRTVRIEGVSPAASPFSYLSVDDLLVTALQ, from the coding sequence ATGTCGCGCGGCCTGAAGCACGGGAGCTTTGCAGCGCTGGTGCTCAGCGCCTTCGTTGCAGCCGCCCAGTCCCCGGTCGTGGCGAACGACAGCTTCGAAGCGCCTCGCTTGAATCTCGGCCAACTCGCTGATCCGTTCCCAGAGGGGTACGGGTGGAAAACGGCAGGCCCCGTCGCGCTCGTGCGCAACGGGGGCATGGCCGAGACGGCGCCGATGGGGCATCAATGGCTGCTCCTGCGCCCCAAGGGGGCCATCACGCAGGAGGTTCAGCTCCAGCCAGGCACGTACACACTGAGCTTGCTGGCGATGCAGAGCCCTGGAAACGACGTGGCCCTGTCGCTGCAAGCCAGCATCGGCTCGTTCAGCGCAGGGGGGCGGACTCCGGCGGCCTCGCGCGGCAAGGTCACCTTCAGCCCGGTGACGATCGCGACGGCCGGTACCTACGCGGTTCGTATCGAGAACACAGAGGCGAGCAACCTACAGCGGGTGCTGCTCATCGACCATGTCCAGCTGAACCGCCAGGGCACCAACACCCTGCCGGTGGTGGAGGTGACGTATCCAGCTCACGGTCAATCGCTCGTGTCCGCCGTCACTTATCTGCGTGCGGCGCCCAACGACGGGGATGGGACCATCACCAAGGTCGACTTCTACCAGGGAGCCACGCTCGTGGGCACCGCCACCTCGTGGCCCTGGGTGCACGCCAACCGGTGGCTCTCTCCCGGAACGTATTCGATGACGGCGGTGGCCTTCGACAACAGCGGCACATCCACGACCTCCTCACCCGTGGTCTTGACGGTCGGCACGGCGGGAACGGCTCCCTTCGTCAAGAACAACAACTTCGAGTCGGTCTGGCTCGGCGAGGGCAGCATGACGGCGACGGCTCCGTTTGAGTGGCTCATGCTCACCAGTGCGACAGGGCTCACCACGAATCAACACCCGATCAGCGCGGGTTCTCCCTCGGGAGGGGGCAATCAGGCGGCCTACCTGGAGCCCCGGTCCTACAACTTTGGCGGGCCGGCTTCGATCACCCAGAGCGTCAGCCTGCCCGCGGGAACCTATGGGGTGAGCTTCCGCGCGGCACAGAACTCCTCGGTGATGACGCTCCGCGTGCTCTTCAATGGGACGCAGATCGCCAGCGTCACGCCGGGACCTGCCTTCCGCCCGTTCGGATCGTCCGCATTCACCGTGCCCTCCTCGGGGGTGTACGCGCTCCAGCTCTCGGGGACCTCTTCGCTGTCGTATGACGGGTTCCGGGCCTATGTGGATGACGTGCGGATCGGGCCGGCGGGACCGCCGACGGTCAGCCTGACCGTGCCTGTGAACGGTCAGACCTTTCAGGCGCCCGTGGCGCTGACGATGGTGGCTGACGCGCATGACTACGACGGAACGCTGACGCAGGTGGAGTTCTTCAACGGCGCCACCTCGCTCGGAGTCGCCACCCACCCCCATTCTCTCGAGTGGCTCAACGTCCCGCCTGGCGCCTACTCCCTCACGTCGCGCGTCACCGACTCATCAGGCCTCTCCACGGTGTCCGCGCCCATCGCTGTCACCGTGCAGGCCCCCGCCGTTCCCGCGTTCTTCAATGCAGGCTTCGAGCGCGTGCATCAGTTTGGCGGCTACTCCCGAGTGGTGGAGGCAAATGGGTGGCAGAGCTCGGCACTGCCCACGGCGATGATCGTCGGCAACACCAACGTTTATACGAGCGGGCCGACGGCTCCGGAAGGACTGCAAGCCTTGCTGCTGAATGGCAGTGGCTGGGTCTCCCAGGGCGTGTACTTCCCTGCGGGGACCTACACGCTCAGCCTGAAGGCGGCGCAGAAGCAGTACGGCTTCACGAGCAACTTGGCCTTCCGCGTGCTGATCGATGGAGAGGAGGCGGGGCGGTTCACGCCGCCGGGCTTCGGCTACACGACGTTCACGACGTCTGCGGTCTCCATGGCGACTGCTGGCGTGCGCACGGTCCGTATCGAAGGCGTCAGTCCGGCGGCTTCGCCATTCTCCTATCTCTCGGTCGATGATCTGCTCGTCACTGCCCTCCAGTGA